GCTACAGCGCGGCGTAGCAGCACTGACATGCGGGCCTCCAACGGTTGTGGTGGGCACGTTACGCCCAGCCATCAGCGGACACAAGGAGTAGGCACTAAGGCCATGAACGCGCTTTCAGGTGCAACCGGAACGGACCGGAATACCCGCCGCCGGCAACTGTGGTCATCCCCGCCGGTTCGCCAGGGCTCCAACCCCCATGTGGCTGAAAAACCACTCCCAGAGCGTGGTGAGATGCCCCGCAAAAGGTTCCTCAAACGAGACCGAGGAACCGCCATGATGACTCGATTCAACCGTCATTTTCCGCAAGCTGGAGGCGGCTGCCCGCAGTGCCCGGTGAAGGATCGGCTTACGGACGCGATTGGTCGACGATGCCATCGCACACTAACTGCGGCACCTGATGTCTTGCTGCGCGCCCATGATGCACGTTGAGAGCAGCGAGGAGGAGCAGATGTCCACTCGAAAAGCAGCTGCCGCCCTGTCCCGGTGGTGCCGTACCGTTACTCGGTTCATTGGGCGCCGGACGACCAAGAGTTTGTGGCCAGGGTTCTCGCGTCAACAAGTATGCGACTGAGCGGCTGACGGCCAAAGAGTCCGCCTCCTGAGCTCCAGAACTCTCCTGGGGGCGCCTGTTGGGAACCTGACGCTCAACGTCTGGCAATGCTCGGATCGGGAGGCCATAGACTCGGGGCTATGTCAGCTCATGGGGGGATGCGGGCTCGGTGTGTCAGGGTCCTGTTTGTTGTGGCCGCCGTTGTTCTGGCGCTCGCGGGGTGCGAATACACCGGCCCGGATGAGGGGCACAGCCGCAGCTTTCTTCGGCGTCAGCAACACTGCAGCCCCGGTCCTTCGAGCAAAACGCCGAAGAAGTGGCGCGGATGCTCGGGGCCCCCTTGTCGGATCCCGGCATGCCGTCGGAGGCGGAGCCCGCCGGGGAGCTTTTCGTTGTCCTGGCGGTGACTATATGGTCACGGGCGCGTGTGCCGGCGTCTACGGGGCAAAGCTCACCATCGTAAAGAGCGAAGGGATACCGGAAGCGTCGAGCTTTGAGTGCGACTCCAGCTTGGAGCGGTTCATGCGGCACGGCGGAGGCCCCGTCACCATCAGCGTTGTCCCGCCGACGGGCAGGCCGGCCGCCACCGGGGTCAGGGTCCAGCCCAATCAGGACCGCAGGGCATCGGAGATGGCCGACTTCTCAGAGTGGTCCTCGAAGCAGTTGCAGCCGCATTTGCCCGGCGAGTTGAGCGGCGCCAACAGGGCGAACACCACCATCGGAACACTCCTCGCCGGACCGGGCCAGTACGAACTGCTATTCCTTTGCGAAGGACCACCCGCCGCAGAGTTGTCAGTATCCACCACGGCAGGTGCTGAAGTTCTCGCCTCGACGCAGGTCCCTTGCGATGGGCAGGTTTTCAAGGCGCCGGTGCTGCTGCCTGCTGAGGGGGCAGACCTGGGAATGAGCCCGCCCGATGGTGTGGAGGCCCGCTTCGCCTACAAGCTCGTGCCTACCGTCCAGCCCTGAAGCAACGCTGACGGCAGCAATAGAACGCCGCGAAGGCTCATCCGGAGGGTGGGCCGGAGGGGGGATAGCCGCCTTCCTGCCGGCGAGGGCGCGATGACGCCATTCCTACCACGTTAGCCAGGTAGGACCGGGCGCTGCACGCCGACAACCAGGAGGCACAACAGAAAACATGCGATGGCGTCACGCGTCCGGTTCCCCCGCCCGCCGGTTCCGGTGGTGCAGCTCGTAGCTGCCGAACACGTCCGAAGAGGTTGTTCCGGAATGTCCGAATCTGCCGCGAAGGACGTCCGCGAGTCCGTCCAGCGCCGCGTGCAGCATCCGTCCGGCAAACCTGAGCTCCTGGTTTTGGCTCTGCTCGGCCTGGGATGCCAGCTCCTGGGCGTAGGCGACAGTGGCGGGCAGGGAACCCCGCTGATCCACTTCGCGGAAGTAATAGGTTTCGTGGAACGCCAGCAGATCTATGCTGGCGGTGGCCACGTTCGCGGCCATCGACTCCAGCAGCCCAGCGGCATGGCCGGGTTCCAAAGCGGACAGGCCCTCGGGTCCTGCCGCCTCCCGGAACAGGTTCAGCTGGTGGGCGAGAGCCCGGCGGCGGTTAAGGGCAGGATATGTCTGCAGGATCCAGGTGACCGTCGCGGTCAGCAGCCCGAATCCGGTGATGGCCTGAAAGCCGGAGACCAGCCTGAGCAGCGGACCGGCGGCCACGATCTCGCCGAACCCCACGGTGGAAAGAGTGACAACCGAGACGTAGAGCGCTTCGGCAAAGTCCCCCCGCCGGGGAACTCCGGGTCCGTACACAAAACCGTCCGGCAGGTGGGGCAGGTACAGCAGCGCCCAGCCGATGGCAGCCAGGCTTGCCCAGGCGGCGATGACAGCAGCCATTGCCAGCGGCGCCGCAACGGAGGATGCCCGGCCGCGCAGTTTTTTCGTCAGGAGCCAAACTCCACGCATGATCGCGCGTCCCGCAGGGCCGGAACCGTGCGGATAGAGAAGCGTGTGGAAGACATCGGCGAGCATCAACAGAATCAGCCCGGCCCCCAAAACCGTCCACAGCGTGTCCGCGAAGTCCATGCCTCATCTTAGGACGCGGCGTGGGGGAACCCGCGGGAACGGCCACCTGCAGCTGCTCCAGAATCTCGGCCGGAGTCGTTCCACGGCACGGCACGCAGAGGATTTCCACTTCCCTGGGCGTGAGAGCCCGGCCGGAGGGGCAGGTGGGTGGTGGGGCTGCTGGCCGGCCGCCACGAGCACGGTGTCCGCAGCGTCGGGGCTGAGCCGGCCGGCTGAAACTTCCTGCCGGAGCCTGGCAGCTGCATCAGCCGGCGCAAGCGCGGCCGGGGTCCGCCGCGCCGGCAGCAGCCGGGCAGGTGCAGGTTGTCCTCCTGCGCGGCGCAGGATCAGCGCAGGAGTCGGGAAGAATCAACCTAGTTCCGCCAAAAGTGGCACTTTTTGCCGATGCCGGGCAATAGGCTCTACCCCGGCGTGAACAGACATTGTTCACTGACGCCCTCAAAACATGGTGCACACAACCTGGGGAACTGCATGTCCAACTACACGTCCTTGTCCGGAGCAACACCGCACCCCGCCTGCGAGAGGCGGGGCGGCCGCCGTCGTCCTGTCCGCTGTGCTGGCCCTTTTCGGCGGGCGTGTGCCGGCAGTTGCTTCTGAAACCCTGGAAGAAACGGCGATGGTCGCCCACCCTGCCGTGGCTACAGAGGCGGGGGACCTGCTGGCCGCCCTCCTGGTCAAGGGCCGCGCACCCAAGACGGGGTACGGGACCTCACCGAGGTGATGTACGCCAACAGTGTCCCGTGCACAGTCAAGACAGGCGTCCTGGCGGATCCCTACACGGGCACCACCATCAACTTCGTCCGCGGCACCACCACCAGCAGTGCCGTGCAGATCGACCATGTTGTGGCCCCTGAGTGACGCCTGGCAGAAGGGCGCCCAGCAGCTGTCCACCGAGCAGCGGACGGCGCTCGCGAACGACCCGCTGAACCTGCAGGCGACCGATGGTCCCACCAACCAGAAAAAGGGCGACGGCGACGCCGCCACCTGGCTGCCGCCGAACAAGGGCTTCCGGTGCGAGTACGTCGCGCGGCAGGTGTCCGTGAAAGTGCGGTAAAGCCTGTGGGTGACGCAGGCTGAGCACGACGCGATCGCCGGCAGCCTCGCCGGCTGCCCGGGCCGGTTGGCGCCGGCTGCCGCGGAGCCGGCAGCCCCTGCGCCCCTCTACTACGCCAACTGTGCGGAGGTGGTGGCCGCCGGAGCTGCGCCGCTGTACGCCGGTTCCGCCGGGTACCGCTTGGGGCTCGACGGCGATGGGGACGGAGTGGCCTGCGAGGGGTAGCTGCTGCTCGACATGTTCGGACGTCATCAGGCATGCAGTCTGAATGTGCGGTGCTCTGAAGGGGGCTGCCCCCGGTATCCCCGCTTATTGACTGCCTGGTGCCCGAGGAATAACGTCTGCGGTAGCGGGGTGATCACCCCGTTTCCACGGGATAGGGGCCGGATCTGGGCCGCTCCTGCACGGCCAGGGAGCCAGGTGAGGAGGATTCTGGTGGACGTCATCCTGCAGCAAACGTACCCCGGCGCCGCGGGTGCCTTCCGGATGGCCGCGGAACCCCGTGTTAGGGATCCAGGGAAGGAAAGACCATGCCGAAGTATCTGTTTGAAGCGACGTACGTGGGCCAGGGCGTCAAGGGGCTTATGCAGGAAGGTGGCACCAAGCGGCGCGAGGCTTTGAAGGAGGCGCTCAGTTCCGTAGGGGGAACGCTGGAGAGCTTCTATTACGCTTTTGGTTATTACGACGTCCTTGGCGTTTTTGAGGCGCCGGACGATGCAAGTGCTGCAGCACTGTCACTGCTGATCAATTCGACCGGAAACGTCAACGTCCGCCTGAAGCCGCTTCTGACCGTGGAAGACCTCGACGAAGCCGCCAAGAAGACGCCGTCCTACCGCGCCCCGGGGCAGTAGGGGAGTTAGGCACCTGAGCCAGCGGCCGCCGTCGTAAGGTACGACGGCGGTCCGCTGGCTTGGTGCGGCAGGGTTGCCTCCCTGAATGCCTAATGACTTGGTGCGACAGCGGAGGCGGCGCCGGGGAATTAGGAATGCACCAGGTCCGCGGCCCCGGACGCGGCCTTGATGCTTGCCCAGCCCCGACGGGCAGCCGCTGCAGCGTCAGGATCCACGGGGGTCCCCTTGTTCTGCAGAATGGCCACGAGGGTCGCGTTCACAACGTCTTCCCGGAGCTCTTTCAGCCAGGGACCACGGATGTTCGGCATGACCGGCACCCGGGCCCGGCAGGTCAGGAAATGCCCGCCTACAAGGGCGGTGGCGATGCAAACAGCGCCGACGATGAGGAGCTTCAGAATGTCGTCCGGATTTGTGGCTACGATGAACGCGGGCGGGCCAATCAGTGCAGCCATCAGCCCTAACCGAAGTGCCAGGATTTCCTGGGCACGGCCCGCCGCCTTACGCCTGGCCATTGTTCCAGCCAACTGTTTATCCCGGACAGCCTGTGCTTTGATGCGCCATTGCCGCTGCGAGCCGAGGTGAATCCGCACGAGGGCGCGCGCGGCGGCCAGTTCCTCCGGGTTGTCGTCCCGCAGTGCCTCCACGGCCGGGGCCGGTATGTCCGCCCAGGCGCTTCTCAGGCGGCGATCCATGGCGGCGGCCAAAGCATCCAGGCTTAGTTTTGCAGCGCCACCTGCTGCTTCTTCGATGGATGCAGTAATGGCTGGCGTTGTGTGCTCGCCTGCCGTTGCCGCGGTCCGGTGCCCGTAGCGTGGCGAGCCGTCGGCGAGTTGGTATTCATTGCTCATGGTTCCCCCAAAGCTGTGGTGGTAGTTGCGAGTTTTTCACTTGCAACTACTTCGTTACGTGGACTACTACTGCCTTTTCCAATGCCTGTTCTGCCCCGGCGTTGTCGATTCCCGTAACCGTCCAATTGCTGAGCAGCAGGACTGTCTTTCCGGTGTCAGAGTTGTAGATAACTTTCTTGAAGCCGAGGGCTGTAAGTTCATCGTCGAGTGCTTCCGCATTCATCCCGGCGACGTTGGCTGGGATAACAGCGGTTGCCGGAATGGCCGCAGCAGGCGCTGGGGCCGCTACAGCGGCGGGTGCTGCGGGTTCAGCTGTAACTGTCGCAGTGGCCGTAACTGTTGCAGTTGCTGTGACCGTTGCTGTGGCCGTTTGCGTCACTGTATGGGTGACGGCAGGGGCTGCCTGCGGCGACCCCGCAGCGCAGCTGGAAAGGGTCAAGCACAGGAGCGCGCCGCTGGCAAAGATTGTAGTGAGTTTCAAACTGATTCCCCCTTGATGGTTTCGAAAAATTGATGCCCCATGCCGGGGGCTTTTGAGCTCGAGACTTAGCCGGAGATGGAATTCGCAAGTCGGTTATGGGCTCCTGGACAGCGCCCAGGGGTCTAATGGCCTTGAATGCAGCGGTGTGCTTGCTCCGTCAGGTCCGGGCCGACCACTAGAGGCCGGTCGTGCTCACGCCATACTCGGCCTGTTCCGGGGTGAAGCCCTCATAGAGCAGTTGCTCGACCAAGCCGGAACGTGAGAAGGAAGTGAATTCAAGGTAGCTCTTGGCTTTCTTGGCTGCCTGCTCGTTCCAGTCGACGCTGACGCGGTCCGACGCCCACGTAGCGTCATCTGTTGAAAACTTCTCGAACTCCAGTTGATGGATCAGGCTAGTGCGGGAGAAGGCCGTGAAATCGAGGTAACTCGCAGCTTTGCGCAGAGCGTTCTGCTGGCTGATCGTCCCCTTCTTGGCAGCAGCCTCAGCCTCAGCCTCCGCAGCAGCTTTAGCTGCTGCGGCGTCCGCCTCAGCCTTGGCCTTGGCAGCCGTCTCAGCTTCTGCTTTTGCCTTAGCCGCCGCATCGGCCTCAGCCTTAGCAGCTGCGTCAGCTTCCGCTTTTGCTTTAGCTGCAGCATCAGCTTCGGCTTTGGCTTTTGCAGAGGCTTCAGCTTCAGCAGCAACGACGGCCGGATCTTTGGTTGGTGTTGGTGTGGCAGATGCGGTCTGAGCTGCAGTGGCGACCTTGGGAGTGGAGGCAGCGGGAGCAGACGAAGGGGTAGAGCCCGCCCGGGCCGAGTTGACGACGACGCTCAGGAGAATGACGACGCCGGTGACAATCAGGGCGGTCTTCCTGTGCCTGTCGTAGCCTTCCAGCGGAAGACCCTGCTTATCCCTCATTTTGTTCGTGAGAATCAGGATGAGGTCAACTAGGGCCCAGATACCGAAGCCACCAAGGGTGACCAGTTTCAGGATGCCGGTCCCCACTTTGCCCAGGTAAAAGCGGTCCACGCCGAAGACTCCGACGAGCAGTGAGAGCAGCCAGGCCGTTAGGAACGATTTGTTGCTTATCGGCGGCTGGCCATAGCCGTAGTTTGGGGGATAGGGGGCGGTGTAGGGTTGCTGGCTCATGAGAGTCCTTCCATAGGACACCTGACCGAGGTGCGATGCCAAGCGTGCGGGGTGCGGTGATGGACGCGTTTGGAGGAAATCCAGCGTGGAGCGCGGACTTCAGGTTCGGTACACCGACCCAGTCGACAGACACCAGCATCTTCGCTTTCCCCAATAGCGTGATAGAAGCAATTATGTTCTGGGAAAATGTCAGAAATCCGGTTCCTTGGACAAAACTGCGAGAATCTTGATCGCGCCTCAGAACCGCCCGAGGCTCGCCACAAATAGGCAGAACCTAATTGGATGCTTCAACCACCGCGTCCAGTTCAATCGTGGGAAAGCTTCTCGAGGAGATTTCCTTTGACCGGGCAAAGGACGAGGCTTAACCGTGTTAGTCGTCGTCGAGCGTGGCAGCAAGCAGGCGATCAAAACTGGCGGTTCCATAATCGGGTGGGCTGGCGCTGATAATGACCCGAGTCGTCCAGACTCTGTCAGCTACTCGGGATATGGCGGCTACGCGTTCCTGACGCGGCCCGTCCGTCACTACTCGCAGGCTTAGTCCTGATATGCCGTTGACCGGTAACGGCATATCATCACCAGACTCCCTCAAGGCGACCAAGTTCTTCACAGATATTCTGGAATCCTCATTGCCGGTGAGCTCAACAACGCAATCATTCACATCTGCCAGCAGATCATTTGCAAATTGCTGTTGGGGTGAGAGTTTCGCCGCGGTCCTGGTCATCAATATGAATAAGCCGATGAATGCAAGAACCAGGAGCGCGATTAAAAGACCGCCGAGGTTCGCAAGTATGACGAAGGCTATGAGGCTAACCCACAAGCGCTTTCCGCCGAAAGCAGCGAAGACATTGACGGGTTTCGGGTTGCCTCGAACGTCCCACTGCCCGGAGGTGAAAGTTCGGATAACCAAGCTCTCCGATGACGGTTGCATGGGGGTCACTTTCCCTTCAGCTCAAGGAGCGCTTCGGCCAGGACAATAGCTCTCCTGGCTTCATTGAGATCTTCCCGAAGGCCTGGATCTGATGAGGGCGGAGCCGCGTACTGAGCTGTTCCAGACAGGTCGGCTGCAACTCTGTTGAGGTTCTCATGATCGCGCGAGAGCATCCGCGACGAATGGAGTTTGAGTTTGTTTCTGTCTAGATCGACAAGAGATTTATCGATCTCATCGAAGCTACTCGCAACCATAAATTGTTTTTCTCTGATACATTGCGTGCGAAGCTGGAACATCGATTCCATTCGGAGGGCGACCTCATGCAGCTCTCGCAAAGAGTCTGCCTTTTTCGGCGGCAGATTCTGTTTGCTGACCAGCTTCTCTACCCTGGTCCGCCGTTCTTCCCAGAGTTTCAGTCCAAGCTCGTTTTGCTTGAACAGCATGCCCGCAATTTGGAGAGTCCTGCCGAGCGAATCCTGACGAGCGCGGAGGTTCCGCGAGGCGGTGTCCAATTGTTCGATGAACTGCCTGTAATTGTCGGTCAGCTCTGTCTCTTGCTTGTTACGTTTCACAATGCGGGATTGTCCTTTCCGTACATCCGGAGTCCGGTGTCCATGGTGCGGATAGCCGAGGTTGGATCGGAGCCGGCGGAGGCCTGTCGACGTTCTTTGGAGAGATCTGTGCCACGGGTAAACGCAAGATGCCACTGGCCGGCTGAGTCTTTGTCCAAACCCTTCACAACAAATGCACCCAGACAGGTGCTCTCCGCAAAGCGGCTGTGGATGCAACTTTCGATTGATGTTAAACGTTATTTCGAACTAGCATAAATGCCCTTGATCTGTAGAAATGCAAGAGTTTCGCAGGAAAGAGGCAAGATTTACGCTTTCCGCTTTGTTCGCTGGAAGCCCTGTCCTCGTCCCCAGGGTCGCCAAGCTTGCCCCGGTGGCGGCTTATTGCGCGTCACCGTGTCCTTCCATTGGGGGACACCTCCTGCTTCCGCTGTTGCCACAGTGCCTCGGTGGCAGGATGATCGAAAGTGTTCGGCTCTTGCCGGCCAGACGGGCCGGAAGCACGACGACGTGTGACAGCGTGATGAGTGAGGCGGCGGTGAGCGGGCCATGACAGAACGCAGCGGGCAGCAGCGGCGGCTGAAAGTATCCGATGTCAACGTCGTCAACCACCGCACGCTGCGGAAAGCGCTGGGCGGGACCATCGTCGGCAACACGATGGAGTGGTACGACGTCGGTGTGTTCGGCTACCTCATCACCACCATGGGGCCGGTGTTCCTGCCGGAAGCGGACAAGGCAGTGCAGAACCTGTTCCTGCTGGGGACGTTCGCCGCCACGTTCATCGCCCGGCCGTTGGGCGGCATCTTCTTTGGCTGGCTGGGCGACAAAATCGGCCGCCAGAAGGTCCTGGCGATGACGCTCATGCTCATGGCCGCCGCAACCTTCGTTGTCGGCCTGCTTCCGGGGTACGAGGTCCTGGGCCTCTGGGCGGCGGTGCTGCTGGTGGCCACCAAGCTGGTGCAGGGGTTTTCCACCGGGGGCGAGTACTCGGGGGCCACCACCTTTGTGTGTGAACATGCGCCGGACCGGCGCCGCGGCTTCTACGTCAGCTTCCTGGACATGGGCAGC
This genomic interval from Arthrobacter sp. SLBN-100 contains the following:
- a CDS encoding potassium channel family protein yields the protein MDFADTLWTVLGAGLILLMLADVFHTLLYPHGSGPAGRAIMRGVWLLTKKLRGRASSVAAPLAMAAVIAAWASLAAIGWALLYLPHLPDGFVYGPGVPRRGDFAEALYVSVVTLSTVGFGEIVAAGPLLRLVSGFQAITGFGLLTATVTWILQTYPALNRRRALAHQLNLFREAAGPEGLSALEPGHAAGLLESMAANVATASIDLLAFHETYYFREVDQRGSLPATVAYAQELASQAEQSQNQELRFAGRMLHAALDGLADVLRGRFGHSGTTSSDVFGSYELHHRNRRAGEPDA
- a CDS encoding HNH endonuclease family protein → MLWPLSDAWQKGAQQLSTEQRTALANDPLNLQATDGPTNQKKGDGDAATWLPPNKGFRCEYVARQVSVKVR
- a CDS encoding excalibur calcium-binding domain-containing protein, encoding MTQAEHDAIAGSLAGCPGRLAPAAAEPAAPAPLYYANCAEVVAAGAAPLYAGSAGYRLGLDGDGDGVACEG
- a CDS encoding GYD domain-containing protein, which produces MPKYLFEATYVGQGVKGLMQEGGTKRREALKEALSSVGGTLESFYYAFGYYDVLGVFEAPDDASAAALSLLINSTGNVNVRLKPLLTVEDLDEAAKKTPSYRAPGQ
- a CDS encoding Ltp family lipoprotein, with the translated sequence MASHLGQVSYGRTLMSQQPYTAPYPPNYGYGQPPISNKSFLTAWLLSLLVGVFGVDRFYLGKVGTGILKLVTLGGFGIWALVDLILILTNKMRDKQGLPLEGYDRHRKTALIVTGVVILLSVVVNSARAGSTPSSAPAASTPKVATAAQTASATPTPTKDPAVVAAEAEASAKAKAEADAAAKAKAEADAAAKAEADAAAKAKAEAETAAKAKAEADAAAAKAAAEAEAEAAAKKGTISQQNALRKAASYLDFTAFSRTSLIHQLEFEKFSTDDATWASDRVSVDWNEQAAKKAKSYLEFTSFSRSGLVEQLLYEGFTPEQAEYGVSTTGL